Proteins encoded together in one Etheostoma cragini isolate CJK2018 chromosome 11, CSU_Ecrag_1.0, whole genome shotgun sequence window:
- the mmadhcb gene encoding metabolism of cobalamin associated Db isoform X1 yields the protein MARVLCSRARLVTYLPGFHVLLRRVAEARAFSAAGSITATSDIASGLQTVWPDDSMGPFGPQDQRFQLPGNMGFDCHLKGLAEQKKSLTHKTLPDVLSFPSNSERHEFILAQSIPEFLEKDEPTSSPIPADQYFDTSSLECAVQLCPELLKQDFQSMFPEAPSSGMMIVTVTQKSHNDMTAWSAEVEQEREHMLDKFVDGAKEICCALQREGFWADFIEPSSGLAFFGSYTNNTLFETDERYRHLGFQIEDLGCCRVIRHSVWGTHVFVGTIFTNAPTSSPVMKMLLGS from the exons ATGGCCAGG GTGTTGTGCAGTAGAGCCAGGCTGGTCACATATCTCCCAGGGTTCCATGTGTTGCTGCGCCGTGTGGCTGAAGCCAGAGCCTTCTCTGCTGCTGGGTCCATCACGGCCACCTCTGACATAG CTTCAGGGCTGCAGACAGTGTGGCCTGATGACAGCATGGGGCCATTTGGACCCCAGGACCAGCGCTTCCAGCTGCCCGGTAACATGGGTTTTGACTGCCACCTGAAAGGATTAGCCGAGCAGAAAAAGAGCCTGACACACAAGACGCTCCCTGACGTGCTTTCCTTCCCGTCCAACAGTGAGAGACACGAGTTCATTCTGGCCCAGTCCATCCCAGAGTTCCTA gagaAAGATGAGCCAACCTCGTCTCCTATTCCAGCTGACCAGTACTTTGATACCTCCAGTCTGGAGTGTGCCGTTCAGTTGTGTCCTGAACTACTAAAACAAG ATTTCCAGTCCATGTTTCCTGAGGCACCGTCGTCTGGGATGATGATTGTCACGGTGACCCAGAAGAGCCATAACGATATGACAGCATGGAGTGCTGAGGTGGAACAGGAGAGGGAACACATGCTTGACAAG TTTGTTGATGGAGCAAAGGAGATCTGCTGCGCTCTGCAGAGAGAAGGATTCTGGGCTGACTTCATCGAGCCATCCTCTGGCCTAGCG TTCTTTGGCTCGTACACCAACAACACACTGTTTGAGACGGATGAGCGCTACCGCCACCTGGGCTTTCAGATCGAGGACCTGGGCTGCTGCAGAGTGATCCGTCACTCTGTGTGGGGGACACATGTGTTTGTGGGGACAATATTCACCAATGCACCAACCAGCAGCCCTGTTATGAAGATGCTGCTGGGCAGCTGA
- the mmadhcb gene encoding metabolism of cobalamin associated Db isoform X2 yields the protein MARVLCSRARLVTYLPGFHVLLRRVAEARAFSAAGSITATSDIGLQTVWPDDSMGPFGPQDQRFQLPGNMGFDCHLKGLAEQKKSLTHKTLPDVLSFPSNSERHEFILAQSIPEFLEKDEPTSSPIPADQYFDTSSLECAVQLCPELLKQDFQSMFPEAPSSGMMIVTVTQKSHNDMTAWSAEVEQEREHMLDKFVDGAKEICCALQREGFWADFIEPSSGLAFFGSYTNNTLFETDERYRHLGFQIEDLGCCRVIRHSVWGTHVFVGTIFTNAPTSSPVMKMLLGS from the exons ATGGCCAGG GTGTTGTGCAGTAGAGCCAGGCTGGTCACATATCTCCCAGGGTTCCATGTGTTGCTGCGCCGTGTGGCTGAAGCCAGAGCCTTCTCTGCTGCTGGGTCCATCACGGCCACCTCTGACATAG GGCTGCAGACAGTGTGGCCTGATGACAGCATGGGGCCATTTGGACCCCAGGACCAGCGCTTCCAGCTGCCCGGTAACATGGGTTTTGACTGCCACCTGAAAGGATTAGCCGAGCAGAAAAAGAGCCTGACACACAAGACGCTCCCTGACGTGCTTTCCTTCCCGTCCAACAGTGAGAGACACGAGTTCATTCTGGCCCAGTCCATCCCAGAGTTCCTA gagaAAGATGAGCCAACCTCGTCTCCTATTCCAGCTGACCAGTACTTTGATACCTCCAGTCTGGAGTGTGCCGTTCAGTTGTGTCCTGAACTACTAAAACAAG ATTTCCAGTCCATGTTTCCTGAGGCACCGTCGTCTGGGATGATGATTGTCACGGTGACCCAGAAGAGCCATAACGATATGACAGCATGGAGTGCTGAGGTGGAACAGGAGAGGGAACACATGCTTGACAAG TTTGTTGATGGAGCAAAGGAGATCTGCTGCGCTCTGCAGAGAGAAGGATTCTGGGCTGACTTCATCGAGCCATCCTCTGGCCTAGCG TTCTTTGGCTCGTACACCAACAACACACTGTTTGAGACGGATGAGCGCTACCGCCACCTGGGCTTTCAGATCGAGGACCTGGGCTGCTGCAGAGTGATCCGTCACTCTGTGTGGGGGACACATGTGTTTGTGGGGACAATATTCACCAATGCACCAACCAGCAGCCCTGTTATGAAGATGCTGCTGGGCAGCTGA
- the nmi gene encoding N-myc-interactor: MTDVCDSRPINGQADGGLEEDASGLEEARKELETWKAKTERADDVKARLILEKLEEDEAKAKAQQEMLAYFKQQEECQKDFNQSMNAVQEQSLQLSRRRNDLLEKLKSYQAQLEARRAESTKLKQKFKIYAQIPETEVKFSAPVEEEVDGDSQTIRGVFAISQRAGVLLQGGQALITFEEEKVASQVLKIAKCSVSCEDTTVDVKPKRITMDPVVKFEVHLDLSRKELKLTNVPPSMSEERVADRLEVSFSRPSRGGGEVERVEYDKNTRTGRITFLCPGVADNLALTGSYIVDLNPEVKVQIGHSYSYQLRKFQTFCGAPKRTILLDDIEDKEDEEDLQDRLEIHFQKPSNYGGEIESIKYISRGKKALHALFSEDRL; the protein is encoded by the exons ATGACTGACGTGTGCGATAGCCGCCCGATAAACGGCCAG GCAGACGGTGGTCTGGAAGAGGACGCCAGCGGGTTGGAGGAGGCCAGGAAAGAGCTGGAGACATGGAAG GCTAAAACAGAGCGAGCTGATGATGTGAAAGCCAGGCTGATATTGGAAAAACTGGAAGAAGATGAGGCCAAGGCAAAGGCCCAGCAGGAGATGTTGGCTTATTTTAAACAGCAGGAGGAGTGTCAGAAGGACTTCAATCAAAGCATGAACGCAGTGCAG GAACAGAGCCTGCAGCTGTCCCGCCGCAGAAATGACCTGCTGGAGAAACTGAAGAGTTATCAGGCTCAGCTAGAAGCCAGGAGGGCTGAGTCCACCAAACTGAAGCAGAAGTTCAAG ATCTACGCTCAGATCCCAGAAACAGAGGTTAAGTTCAGTGCTCCGGTTGAAGAGGAGGTGGACGGCGACAGCCAGACAATCAGAGGAGTTTTTGCCATCAGCCAGAGAGCCGGTGTGCTGCTGCAAGGAGGACAGGCGCTCATCACCTTTGAGGAGGAAAAAG tgGCCTCTCAGGTCTTGAAGATCGCTAAGTGCTCTGTGTCCTGTGAGGACACAACTGTGGATGTGAAACCAAAAAGAATAACTATGGATCCTGTTGTTAAGTTTGAG GTGCACCTTGATTTGTCCAGAAAGGAGCTAAAGCTGACCAACGTTCCCCCCTCCATGTCAGAGGAGAGGGTAGCGGACCGGCTGGAGGTGAGCTTCTCCAGGcccagcagaggaggaggagaggtggagAGGGTTGAGTATGATAAAAACACGAGGACCGGACGGATCACCTTTCTCTGCCCTGGAG tggctGACAACCTGGCCCTGACAGGAAGTTACATTGTGGATCTGAATCCGGAGGTGAAGGTTCAGATCGGCCACAGTTACAGTTACCAGCTGCGCAAGTTTCAG ACCTTCTGTGGCGCTCCAAAGCGCACCATCCTCCTGGATGATATTGAGGAcaaggaggacgaggaggaccTGCAGGACCGCCTGGAGATCCACTTCCAGAAGCCTAGCAACTATGGCGGGGAGATTGAGAGCATCAAGTACATCAGCCGGGGAAAGAAGGCTCTGCACGCCCTGTTCAGCGAGGACCGTCTCTAG